The following are encoded together in the Phenylobacterium sp. NIBR 498073 genome:
- a CDS encoding acyl-CoA dehydrogenase family protein: MDFSFTEEQSMLRDTVASYLADHYSFEQRRDALKAEPGWRPNVWKAFAEELGILGAPFAEELGGLGGGSTENMVIMEELGKSLVVEPYLGTVVIGGGFLKHSGYAGAADLIGGIIGGETIIAFAYAEPQARYTWQDLKTTAKKDGAGYVINGQKAVVIGAPYATHLIVTARTGGGQRDAQGVSVFIVPKNAKGVTTRDYPTVDGFRASEVTFENVAVGADALIGAEGAGLPLVQKVIDEAVVATCAEACGVFRKLHEGTLEYTKQRKQFGQPISQFQVLQHRMVDMFINLEQSISMTYMANIKLADDEIERAKGASAAKVQIGKAAKFIGQNAIQLHGGMGMTDEMAIGHYFKRATMIESAFGSTDHHLARYENLSLGAAA, from the coding sequence ATGGATTTCAGCTTCACCGAAGAACAGTCGATGCTGCGCGACACCGTCGCGAGCTATCTGGCCGACCACTACAGCTTCGAGCAGCGCCGTGACGCGCTGAAGGCCGAGCCGGGCTGGCGTCCGAACGTTTGGAAGGCCTTCGCCGAGGAACTCGGCATCCTGGGCGCGCCGTTCGCCGAGGAACTGGGCGGCCTGGGCGGCGGCTCGACCGAGAACATGGTCATCATGGAAGAGCTCGGGAAGTCGCTCGTCGTCGAGCCCTATCTCGGCACCGTGGTGATCGGCGGCGGCTTCCTGAAGCATTCGGGCTACGCCGGCGCGGCCGACCTGATCGGCGGCATCATCGGCGGCGAGACGATCATCGCCTTCGCCTATGCCGAGCCGCAGGCCCGCTACACTTGGCAGGACCTGAAGACCACCGCCAAGAAGGACGGCGCCGGCTACGTGATCAACGGCCAAAAGGCCGTGGTCATCGGCGCGCCCTACGCCACGCACCTGATCGTCACCGCCCGCACCGGCGGCGGCCAGCGCGACGCCCAGGGCGTCTCGGTGTTCATCGTGCCGAAGAACGCCAAGGGCGTGACCACCCGCGACTACCCGACCGTCGACGGCTTCCGCGCTTCGGAAGTGACCTTCGAGAACGTCGCGGTCGGCGCTGACGCGCTGATCGGCGCCGAGGGCGCGGGCCTGCCGCTGGTTCAGAAAGTGATCGACGAAGCCGTCGTCGCCACCTGCGCCGAAGCCTGCGGCGTGTTCCGCAAGCTGCACGAAGGCACGCTGGAATACACCAAGCAGCGCAAGCAGTTCGGCCAGCCGATCAGCCAGTTCCAGGTCCTGCAGCACCGCATGGTCGACATGTTCATCAACCTCGAGCAGTCGATCTCGATGACCTACATGGCCAACATCAAGCTGGCCGACGACGAGATCGAGCGGGCCAAGGGCGCTTCGGCGGCCAAGGTGCAGATCGGCAAGGCGGCCAAGTTCATCGGCCAGAACGCCATCCAGTTGCACGGCGGCATGGGCATGACCGACGAAATGGCCATCGGCCACTACTTCAAGCGCGCCACCATGATCGAGAGCGCCTTCGGCTCGACCGATCATCACCTGGCTCGCTACGAGAACCTGAGCCTGGGCGCCGCGGCCTAA
- a CDS encoding endonuclease/exonuclease/phosphatase family protein, whose protein sequence is MPRILTYNVHRCVGTDRRLDVGRVAEVIARLEPDIVALQELDVGRARTGGVDQAHQIARRLKMAFHFHPALRVEEELYGDAILTVYPERMIQTGPLPGYAPIPRLEPRGAVWISTEVEGRPVQVINTHLGLIPREQQIQAAWLAGPAWLGHPMRQGPTILLGDFNATGSSVVYRTLAAKLAAARRLSPQRSPTSTFPSALPVLRIDHIFVSPEIKVENVFVPFDPLTRVASDHLPLVMDFSVA, encoded by the coding sequence ATGCCGCGCATCCTCACCTACAACGTCCACCGCTGCGTCGGCACGGACCGTCGCCTGGACGTCGGCCGCGTGGCCGAGGTGATCGCCCGGCTCGAACCGGACATCGTCGCCCTGCAGGAGCTGGACGTGGGCCGCGCCCGCACCGGCGGCGTCGACCAGGCGCACCAGATCGCGCGGCGGCTGAAGATGGCCTTCCACTTCCATCCGGCCCTGCGCGTCGAGGAGGAGCTCTACGGCGACGCCATCCTCACCGTTTACCCCGAGCGGATGATCCAGACCGGCCCCCTGCCCGGCTACGCGCCGATTCCGCGGTTGGAGCCGCGCGGCGCGGTGTGGATCTCGACCGAGGTGGAGGGCCGCCCCGTGCAGGTGATCAACACCCATCTGGGCCTGATCCCCCGCGAGCAGCAGATCCAGGCCGCCTGGCTGGCCGGTCCGGCCTGGCTGGGACACCCGATGCGCCAAGGCCCGACGATCCTGCTCGGCGACTTCAACGCCACCGGCTCATCAGTGGTCTATCGCACCCTGGCGGCCAAGCTGGCCGCGGCGCGGCGGCTCTCGCCGCAACGCTCGCCGACCTCGACCTTTCCGTCGGCCCTGCCGGTGCTGCGCATCGACCACATCTTCGTCAGCCCGGAGATCAAGGTCGAGAACGTGTTCGTTCCCTTCGATCCCCTGACCCGCGTGGCCTCCGACCACCTGCCGCTGGTGATGGACTTCAGCGTGGCATGA
- a CDS encoding OB-fold domain-containing protein, with translation MQVDQALQQNHPEAMAFSAAAAEGRFMVPTCGDCGKAHWYPRAFCPFCFSFDVTWEAASGRGEIYSYCNGEPAPGTNVIAYVKLAEGPTVLTHILDADPAALRIGLPVKVVLQAAKDGQYFPAFTPS, from the coding sequence ATGCAAGTCGATCAGGCTCTGCAACAGAACCATCCCGAGGCTATGGCCTTCTCCGCGGCCGCCGCAGAGGGTCGCTTCATGGTCCCGACCTGCGGCGATTGCGGGAAGGCGCACTGGTATCCGCGCGCCTTCTGTCCGTTCTGCTTCTCCTTCGATGTGACCTGGGAGGCGGCGTCAGGCCGCGGCGAGATCTACTCCTACTGCAATGGCGAGCCTGCGCCGGGCACGAACGTGATCGCCTACGTGAAGCTCGCCGAGGGGCCGACCGTTCTGACCCATATCCTGGATGCAGATCCGGCGGCCTTGCGCATTGGACTGCCCGTCAAGGTCGTGCTCCAGGCTGCGAAGGACGGCCAGTACTTCCCCGCCTTCACGCCGAGCTAG
- a CDS encoding PaaI family thioesterase encodes MTLSLTLDADQVNTLLRRAFPDGSDAHFPRVTEIAPGRAVLVRAYHDSMLRPGRLISGPNLMALADTAAYALILAHIGDQLMAVTSSLVMNFLRGAQPGDLYAEAQMLRLGRRNAVCDVRLWTEHPDRLAAQATVTYAIP; translated from the coding sequence ATGACACTTTCGCTCACGCTTGACGCCGACCAGGTCAACACCCTGCTTCGACGCGCTTTTCCCGACGGATCCGACGCCCATTTCCCCCGTGTGACCGAGATTGCACCCGGGCGGGCGGTTCTCGTGCGCGCCTACCACGACAGCATGCTGCGTCCAGGGCGGCTGATCTCCGGCCCGAACCTGATGGCGCTGGCCGACACCGCGGCCTACGCGCTGATCCTGGCTCACATCGGCGACCAGCTGATGGCGGTGACCAGTTCGCTGGTGATGAACTTCCTGCGCGGCGCCCAGCCTGGGGACCTGTACGCCGAGGCGCAGATGCTGCGGCTCGGACGGCGCAACGCAGTATGCGACGTTCGGCTCTGGACCGAACATCCTGACCGACTGGCGGCCCAGGCCACCGTCACCTACGCTATCCCCTGA
- a CDS encoding TIGR02281 family clan AA aspartic protease — protein MLKLAMVALLGAVSAVGAAEALNTFTDPKPELRAALAIAPQSAPHAQPASIAKGGDGHYWAEADVNGSRVRFLVDTGASAVALTLADAQRLGIATDKLDYNYKVVTASGETRAAAVKLGRVSVAGAALNDVDAMVIESGLESSLLGMTYLGRLASFEATRTALILRP, from the coding sequence ATGCTCAAACTGGCGATGGTGGCGCTTCTGGGCGCCGTGTCTGCGGTGGGCGCGGCCGAGGCCCTGAACACGTTCACGGATCCGAAGCCGGAACTGCGCGCAGCGCTCGCCATTGCGCCGCAGTCCGCGCCCCACGCCCAGCCGGCCTCGATCGCCAAGGGCGGTGACGGCCACTACTGGGCCGAGGCGGACGTCAACGGCTCGCGCGTGCGCTTCCTGGTCGACACCGGAGCCAGCGCCGTCGCCCTGACCCTGGCCGACGCCCAGCGCCTCGGCATCGCCACCGACAAGCTCGACTACAACTATAAGGTCGTCACCGCCTCGGGCGAGACCCGCGCCGCGGCCGTGAAGCTGGGCCGCGTCTCGGTGGCCGGCGCCGCGCTCAACGACGTCGACGCCATGGTGATCGAGAGCGGGCTGGAAAGCTCGCTGCTCGGCATGACCTATCTAGGCCGCCTCGCCAGCTTCGAGGCTACGCGCACGGCGCTCATCCTGCGCCCGTAG
- a CDS encoding DUF1289 domain-containing protein — MTDVPATPPAPIKTPCIKVCVVDGESGLCLGCYRRLSEVAGWAKLSDEDRARIMAELPSRRSRIRPEKLGMF, encoded by the coding sequence ATGACCGACGTTCCCGCCACCCCGCCCGCCCCCATCAAGACCCCCTGCATCAAGGTCTGCGTCGTCGATGGGGAGAGCGGACTCTGCCTCGGCTGCTATCGCCGCCTCAGCGAGGTCGCCGGCTGGGCCAAGCTGAGCGACGAGGATCGGGCCCGGATCATGGCCGAACTGCCTTCCCGCCGCAGTCGGATCCGACCCGAAAAGTTGGGAATGTTTTAA
- a CDS encoding VOC family protein yields MRMIFVNLPVKSVTASRDFFGALGFTFNEQFCSADTACMVIEENIFAMLLEHHRFKDFVTGDIADAHKATEVLTCLSASSRAEVDSLLSKALAAGAKPWKPNTDMGPMYGCSFQDLDGHVWELMYMDQAAMAEGAAPQAAGA; encoded by the coding sequence ATGCGAATGATCTTTGTGAACCTACCCGTGAAAAGCGTGACGGCGTCCCGCGATTTCTTCGGCGCGCTGGGATTCACGTTCAACGAGCAGTTCTGCAGCGCCGACACCGCCTGCATGGTCATCGAAGAGAACATCTTCGCGATGCTGCTGGAGCATCACCGGTTCAAGGATTTCGTGACCGGGGACATCGCCGACGCGCATAAGGCGACCGAGGTGCTGACCTGCCTGTCGGCAAGCAGCCGCGCCGAGGTCGACAGCCTGTTGAGCAAGGCGCTGGCCGCCGGCGCCAAGCCCTGGAAGCCGAACACCGACATGGGCCCGATGTACGGCTGCAGCTTCCAGGACCTGGACGGCCACGTCTGGGAGCTGATGTACATGGACCAGGCGGCGATGGCCGAAGGCGCCGCGCCGCAGGCGGCCGGCGCCTAG
- the dusA gene encoding tRNA dihydrouridine(20/20a) synthase DusA, with protein sequence MEKLAHFQAHRLSIAPMMDWTDRHCRSLHRTLSSRALLYTEMLTTGAVLHGDRERLLAYDPAEHPVALQLGSSEPADLAAAAKIGESEGYDEINLNVGCPSDRVQSGRFGACLMREPELVAECMAAMGAAVKVPVTVKCRIGVDDQDPEQSLFQLVDLCAQAGVSSFVVHARKAWLKGLSPKENRDVPPLDYPLVHRLKRERPDLTIAINGGIGSLDEAQPHLGAVDGVMLGRAAYHTPALLGEVDRRVFGMAVEDVDAFRAVELYRPYVARELARGTHLAAMTRHMLGLFHGLPGARGWRRVLTVEGVKSGAGLEVIDAALAQVLRAQDERRARSLEAGEAA encoded by the coding sequence ATGGAAAAACTAGCGCATTTTCAAGCACATAGGCTGTCTATTGCACCTATGATGGACTGGACGGACCGGCATTGCCGCAGTCTGCATCGCACGCTGTCGAGCCGGGCGCTGCTCTATACCGAGATGCTGACCACCGGGGCCGTGCTGCATGGCGACCGTGAGCGGCTGCTGGCCTATGACCCCGCCGAGCATCCGGTCGCGCTGCAGCTGGGCAGCTCGGAGCCGGCCGACCTGGCCGCCGCGGCGAAGATCGGCGAGTCCGAGGGCTATGACGAGATCAACCTCAATGTCGGCTGCCCCTCCGACCGGGTGCAGAGCGGCCGGTTCGGCGCCTGCCTGATGCGCGAGCCGGAGCTGGTGGCCGAGTGCATGGCGGCCATGGGCGCGGCGGTGAAGGTCCCGGTCACGGTGAAGTGCCGGATCGGCGTCGACGACCAGGATCCCGAGCAGAGCCTGTTCCAGCTCGTCGACCTCTGCGCCCAGGCCGGCGTGTCGAGCTTCGTCGTCCACGCCCGCAAGGCGTGGCTGAAGGGGTTGTCGCCGAAAGAGAACCGCGACGTGCCGCCGCTCGACTACCCGCTGGTGCACCGGCTGAAGCGCGAGCGGCCCGACCTGACCATCGCCATCAATGGTGGGATCGGTTCTCTGGACGAGGCCCAGCCGCATCTCGGCGCCGTCGACGGGGTTATGCTGGGGCGGGCGGCATATCACACGCCGGCGCTGCTGGGCGAGGTTGACCGGCGGGTGTTTGGCATGGCCGTCGAGGACGTCGACGCCTTCAGGGCGGTCGAGCTCTACCGCCCCTATGTCGCGCGCGAATTGGCGCGCGGCACCCACCTGGCGGCCATGACCCGCCACATGCTGGGGCTGTTCCACGGCCTGCCCGGCGCGCGCGGCTGGCGTCGGGTGCTGACGGTCGAGGGCGTGAAGTCGGGCGCCGGTCTCGAGGTGATCGACGCGGCCCTGGCCCAGGTCCTACGGGCGCAGGATGAGCGCCGTGCGCGTAGCCTCGAAGCTGGCGAGGCGGCCTAG
- a CDS encoding acyl-CoA dehydrogenase family protein, which yields MNLDFSPEDAAFREEARTFIAQNYPKQLREKQDRGEELSKEDYLSWHRILAKKGWATPSWPVEFGGTGWTPTQKYIWSEEQARADTLGILPFGVSMLAPVIYTFGTQEQKEKFLPGIRDGLVWWCQGYSEPGAGSDLASLKTKAERVTGDDGKEYYIVNGQKTWTTLGQHADWGFFLVRTDPDAKPQSGISFLLIDMKTPGIEVRRITTLEGGHEVNDVFLDNVKVPVENRVFHENQGWTCAKALLAHERTGIAGVARSKRGLEKVREIASTELSDAGGKLLADPFFKRKVAELEIDLTALEFTELRTLAGESSGKGPGPESSILKIKGTEIQQRLTELVLEAVGHYGAPYLRDLGHNTNIGPDYADGVAGNYFNMRKTSIYGGSNEIQRNIIAKMVLGL from the coding sequence ATGAACCTCGACTTTTCGCCTGAAGACGCCGCCTTCCGTGAGGAGGCCCGCACCTTCATCGCCCAGAATTATCCCAAGCAACTGCGCGAGAAGCAGGATCGCGGCGAGGAACTGAGCAAGGAGGACTATCTCTCCTGGCACCGGATCCTGGCCAAGAAGGGCTGGGCGACGCCGTCGTGGCCGGTCGAGTTTGGCGGCACCGGCTGGACCCCCACCCAGAAGTACATCTGGTCGGAAGAGCAGGCCCGCGCCGACACCCTGGGCATCCTGCCGTTCGGCGTATCGATGCTGGCCCCGGTGATCTACACCTTCGGCACCCAGGAGCAGAAAGAGAAGTTCCTGCCGGGCATCCGCGACGGCCTGGTGTGGTGGTGCCAGGGCTATTCGGAGCCGGGCGCCGGTTCGGACCTGGCTTCGCTGAAGACCAAGGCTGAGCGCGTCACGGGCGACGACGGCAAGGAATACTACATCGTCAACGGCCAAAAGACGTGGACGACGCTCGGCCAGCACGCCGACTGGGGCTTCTTCCTGGTCCGCACCGACCCGGACGCCAAGCCGCAGTCGGGCATCTCGTTCCTGCTGATCGACATGAAGACCCCGGGCATCGAGGTGCGCCGAATCACGACCCTGGAAGGCGGCCATGAGGTCAACGACGTCTTCCTCGACAACGTGAAGGTGCCGGTCGAGAACCGCGTGTTCCACGAGAACCAGGGCTGGACCTGCGCCAAGGCGCTGCTCGCCCACGAGCGCACCGGCATCGCCGGCGTCGCCCGCTCGAAGCGCGGCCTGGAGAAGGTCCGCGAGATCGCCTCGACCGAGCTGTCTGACGCCGGCGGCAAGCTGCTGGCCGACCCGTTCTTCAAGCGCAAGGTCGCCGAGCTGGAGATCGACCTGACGGCGCTGGAGTTCACCGAACTGCGCACCCTGGCCGGCGAAAGCAGCGGCAAGGGCCCGGGTCCGGAAAGCTCGATCCTCAAGATCAAGGGCACCGAGATCCAGCAGCGCCTGACCGAACTGGTGCTGGAAGCGGTCGGCCACTACGGCGCGCCGTACCTGCGCGACCTGGGCCACAACACCAACATCGGCCCGGACTACGCCGACGGCGTGGCTGGCAACTACTTCAACATGCGCAAGACCTCCATCTACGGCGGGTCGAACGAGATCCAGCGCAACATCATCGCCAAGATGGTGCTGGGCCTCTAA
- a CDS encoding thiolase domain-containing protein: protein MAYIAGAFEHPTRKATDISVGRLHAECAAGALADAGLSRDDVDGFFCGGDAPGGLLAMVDYLGLKPRHIDSSDIGGSSYISLVGHAAQAIAAGKCNVALITLAGRPRTEAISGFGGPPSHPTRPWEPPVNARLVDLYALCARRHMHEFGTTSEQLAWIKVAASHHAQHNPHAMLQKVVTVEDVLQSPLISDPLHRLDCCVVSDGGGALIVTRPEIAMNLGRPLVKVRGAGEALKGQDGGAVDLTYSGAAFSGPAAFADAGVTPADIQYASIYDSFTITVLMQLEDLGFCEKGQGGRFVADGQLISGIGRLPVNTDGGGLCNNHPANRGGMTKVIEAVRQLRGEAHPAVQVKDCKLALAHGTGGWLGSRHGSATVILERE, encoded by the coding sequence ATGGCGTATATCGCAGGCGCCTTCGAACATCCGACCCGAAAGGCGACTGACATTTCAGTCGGACGGCTCCATGCCGAGTGCGCCGCCGGCGCGCTGGCGGACGCAGGGCTCAGCCGTGACGACGTTGATGGTTTCTTCTGTGGCGGCGACGCTCCAGGCGGACTGCTGGCGATGGTCGACTATCTGGGGCTGAAGCCCCGTCACATCGATTCCAGCGACATCGGCGGGTCCAGCTACATCTCCCTGGTCGGGCACGCGGCCCAGGCCATTGCAGCGGGCAAGTGTAATGTCGCGCTGATCACCCTGGCGGGTCGACCCCGGACCGAAGCGATCAGTGGCTTTGGCGGTCCGCCGTCTCATCCGACGCGTCCCTGGGAGCCGCCGGTCAATGCGCGCCTTGTGGATCTCTATGCGCTCTGCGCGCGCCGACACATGCATGAGTTCGGCACCACCAGCGAACAGCTGGCCTGGATCAAGGTCGCCGCTTCCCACCACGCGCAGCACAATCCTCACGCCATGCTTCAGAAGGTGGTCACCGTCGAGGATGTCCTGCAGTCGCCGCTGATCTCGGATCCGCTGCATCGGCTCGACTGCTGCGTCGTCTCTGACGGCGGGGGCGCACTGATCGTCACGCGCCCGGAGATCGCCATGAACCTTGGCCGGCCGCTGGTGAAGGTGAGGGGCGCGGGCGAGGCGCTGAAGGGCCAGGACGGCGGGGCCGTGGATTTGACCTATTCGGGAGCGGCGTTCTCTGGACCTGCCGCCTTCGCCGATGCTGGCGTGACCCCGGCGGATATTCAGTACGCCTCGATCTATGACAGCTTCACTATCACCGTCCTTATGCAGCTAGAGGACCTGGGCTTCTGCGAGAAGGGCCAGGGCGGCCGCTTCGTCGCCGACGGCCAGCTGATCTCTGGCATCGGCCGCCTGCCGGTGAACACTGACGGCGGCGGGCTCTGCAACAATCACCCGGCCAATCGCGGGGGGATGACAAAGGTCATTGAAGCGGTTCGGCAGCTGCGCGGCGAAGCTCATCCGGCAGTCCAGGTGAAGGACTGCAAGCTTGCCTTGGCTCACGGCACCGGAGGCTGGCTTGGCAGTCGCCACGGCAGCGCAACCGTTATCCTGGAACGAGAGTAG
- a CDS encoding gamma carbonic anhydrase family protein has translation MTAAPFLGPDVQDQGSAWIDPSARIFGAVEIAPEASIWCNVVVRAESQKVLIGRRTNIQDFVMIHVGSGTPTIVGENCSITHHVTLHGCDIGDNCLIGIGATIMDGCVIGAGSIVAGGSFLKEGTVIPANSIVMGSPGVATKTRDNSRANALNAFLYWRNAQAYAQGDYRLWSKDSFRAEMAAEHARLAAVFG, from the coding sequence ATGACCGCCGCCCCCTTCCTCGGCCCTGACGTCCAAGACCAGGGTTCGGCCTGGATCGATCCGTCGGCGCGGATCTTCGGCGCGGTCGAGATCGCGCCGGAGGCCTCGATCTGGTGCAACGTCGTGGTGCGCGCCGAGAGCCAGAAGGTGTTGATCGGGCGGCGGACCAACATCCAGGACTTCGTGATGATCCATGTCGGCTCGGGCACGCCGACCATCGTGGGCGAGAACTGCTCGATCACCCACCACGTCACGCTGCACGGCTGCGACATCGGCGACAACTGCCTGATCGGCATCGGCGCGACGATCATGGACGGCTGCGTAATCGGCGCCGGCTCGATCGTCGCGGGCGGCAGCTTCCTGAAGGAAGGCACGGTGATACCTGCCAATTCCATCGTCATGGGCTCGCCCGGCGTGGCGACCAAGACCCGCGACAACAGCCGCGCCAATGCGCTGAACGCGTTCCTCTACTGGCGCAACGCCCAGGCCTACGCCCAGGGCGATTACCGCCTGTGGTCCAAGGACAGCTTCCGCGCCGAAATGGCCGCCGAGCACGCGCGGCTGGCGGCCGTCTTCGGGTGA
- a CDS encoding site-specific integrase produces MASIRKQKSGRWRAQVRRKGRAISETFVRHEDAKSWALDTERQIDRGETPLATRVARIRTFGELIDLHIDDMKEVGRAPGRSKDATLQMLKRTLGKLKLVEVDRERLVHFGRARAAAGAGPMTVGMDVGAIRLVLSHAAAVHGVPVKVEPVDLARIALKRLGLVGKSNERDRRPSEEELAALFAHFDANERLTMPMSRIIQFAIATAMRQEEICRVTWSDLNTRTKMLTIRDRKDPRQKKGNDQRIPLLAVSGYDAMALIEEQRAIRTNEDDRIFPYVHKSAGTAFTRACRELDIEDLHFHDLRHDGTSRLFEAGYRIEQVALVTGHKDWKMLRRYTHLRPESLHTALGSSPPLR; encoded by the coding sequence ATGGCATCGATCCGCAAGCAAAAATCCGGCCGCTGGCGCGCCCAAGTCCGTCGCAAGGGCCGGGCCATCAGCGAGACTTTCGTCCGCCATGAAGACGCCAAGAGCTGGGCGCTCGACACGGAGCGCCAGATCGATCGTGGCGAGACGCCGCTCGCCACGCGGGTCGCACGCATCCGCACCTTCGGCGAACTCATCGATCTTCACATCGACGACATGAAGGAAGTTGGTCGCGCGCCCGGCCGCTCCAAGGACGCCACCCTGCAGATGCTGAAGCGCACTCTCGGTAAGCTGAAGCTCGTGGAGGTGGATCGCGAGCGTCTTGTCCATTTTGGACGAGCCAGGGCAGCCGCAGGGGCCGGTCCGATGACCGTTGGAATGGATGTCGGAGCGATCCGCCTCGTCCTTTCCCACGCGGCCGCGGTTCACGGCGTGCCGGTAAAGGTAGAGCCGGTCGACCTTGCTCGCATTGCGCTGAAGCGGCTGGGGCTGGTGGGCAAGAGCAATGAGCGTGACCGCCGACCGAGCGAGGAGGAGCTTGCGGCTCTCTTCGCCCATTTTGACGCGAACGAACGGCTGACGATGCCGATGAGCCGCATCATCCAATTCGCCATAGCCACAGCCATGCGTCAGGAGGAGATCTGCAGGGTCACCTGGAGCGACCTCAACACGCGGACGAAAATGCTCACCATCCGCGATCGCAAGGATCCCCGGCAGAAGAAGGGAAACGACCAGAGGATCCCCCTCCTCGCGGTGTCGGGATACGACGCAATGGCTCTCATCGAAGAGCAGCGCGCAATCCGGACTAACGAGGACGACCGCATCTTCCCCTATGTGCACAAGTCGGCGGGCACCGCATTCACACGGGCCTGCCGTGAGTTGGACATCGAAGACCTCCACTTTCACGACCTTCGACATGATGGCACGAGCCGTCTCTTCGAGGCAGGTTATCGCATCGAACAGGTGGCCCTCGTTACGGGCCACAAGGATTGGAAGATGCTGCGCCGCTACACACACCTGCGCCCAGAGTCGCTTCACACCGCTTTGGGCAGCAGCCCGCCGCTGCGCTAG
- a CDS encoding phospholipase D-like domain-containing protein, which produces MDLLRPGETCWRKERAGRAAFLVDTEAYFTAVFEALRKARRSVLLLGWGFDPRARLFPDGFDGPSDPDEVGRILVALAKARPDLDIRVLIWKSALPIAASQQFFPHKARKWFHGTNVKFWLDDHVPFGACHHQKVLVVDDALAFCGGGDISVDRWDTPGHLEHDPRRIMPDQHHHAPRHEVMMMVDGAAAQALGDLARERWRRATGEALPKPESAEEDPWPAYLPAHLSDVEVSIQRTEPAWNERPEVTEIRRLTIESILAAKSVIYLENQYFTSPLYAAALAKRLAEPDGPEVVLISTGQSPSWFDQLTMDRARSNMLWRLRSADVFGRFRAWYPTTPAGTKIIVHSKVTIIDECLARVGSANLNNRSGGFDTEVELGVQVEGGHEERTIGALRDRLIGHFLGCTGEAVAKARAKRGGMIAAIEHLNAQGRLSPILPMRQTPLGEIIATYHLGDPYSVADSWRATRRRDLLYTEDLMHTRFMPR; this is translated from the coding sequence ATGGATTTGTTGAGGCCCGGCGAGACGTGCTGGCGCAAGGAGCGCGCGGGCCGCGCCGCCTTTCTGGTCGATACCGAGGCCTACTTCACGGCGGTCTTCGAGGCGCTGCGCAAGGCGCGCCGCTCTGTGCTGCTGCTGGGCTGGGGGTTCGATCCGCGGGCGCGGCTGTTCCCGGACGGCTTCGATGGCCCCTCCGATCCCGACGAGGTGGGGCGCATCCTGGTGGCGCTGGCCAAGGCGCGACCGGATCTCGACATCCGGGTGCTGATCTGGAAATCGGCCCTGCCGATCGCGGCCAGCCAGCAGTTCTTTCCGCACAAGGCCCGCAAGTGGTTCCACGGCACCAATGTGAAGTTCTGGCTCGACGATCACGTGCCGTTCGGCGCCTGCCACCATCAGAAGGTGCTGGTTGTCGACGACGCCCTGGCGTTCTGCGGGGGCGGGGACATCAGCGTCGATCGCTGGGACACGCCTGGACACCTGGAGCATGACCCGCGGCGGATCATGCCCGATCAGCACCATCACGCCCCGCGCCACGAAGTGATGATGATGGTCGACGGCGCCGCGGCGCAGGCCCTGGGGGACCTGGCGCGCGAACGTTGGCGTCGCGCCACGGGGGAGGCGCTGCCCAAGCCTGAGTCGGCGGAGGAGGATCCCTGGCCGGCCTACCTCCCCGCGCACCTGAGCGACGTCGAGGTCTCGATCCAGCGCACAGAGCCGGCCTGGAACGAGCGTCCCGAAGTGACAGAGATCCGCCGCCTGACCATCGAATCGATCCTGGCGGCCAAGTCGGTGATCTATCTGGAGAACCAGTACTTCACCTCGCCGCTCTACGCCGCGGCGTTGGCAAAGCGGCTGGCCGAGCCGGACGGACCGGAGGTTGTGCTGATCTCGACCGGCCAGAGCCCGAGCTGGTTCGACCAGCTGACCATGGACCGGGCGCGATCGAACATGCTCTGGCGGCTGCGCTCGGCCGACGTCTTCGGGCGGTTCCGCGCCTGGTATCCGACGACGCCGGCCGGGACGAAGATCATCGTCCACTCCAAGGTGACCATCATCGACGAGTGCTTGGCGCGGGTGGGGTCGGCCAACCTCAACAACCGCTCGGGCGGCTTCGACACCGAGGTCGAGCTGGGCGTGCAGGTCGAGGGCGGCCATGAGGAGCGCACCATCGGCGCCCTACGGGACCGGCTGATCGGCCACTTTCTGGGGTGCACGGGCGAGGCCGTGGCCAAGGCCAGGGCCAAGCGCGGAGGGATGATCGCGGCGATCGAGCACCTGAACGCGCAGGGGCGGCTTTCGCCGATCCTGCCGATGAGGCAGACGCCGCTGGGTGAGATCATCGCCACCTATCACCTCGGCGATCCGTACTCGGTGGCCGACTCCTGGCGCGCCACGCGCCGACGCGACCTGCTCTACACCGAGGACCTGATGCACACCCGGTTCATGCCACGCTGA